The following proteins come from a genomic window of Malus domestica chromosome 02, GDT2T_hap1:
- the LOC103407934 gene encoding uncharacterized protein, which translates to MQSSKMLGSCVGGGTLSAALPRRALKLKRLISPNSPLLPSHQFHPISRRLTASASAGAQQQQQQQQHQQQSPNLVALEYADLNLNPTISEELGLGHGRIRQHVNPLKTSLSAPVEVPDWNQVFRDPTLPLMVDIGSGSGRFLLWLAKRNLVVRNYLGLEIRKKLVKRSQFWVQDLALSNIHFMFANATTSYQQLVSSYPGPLMLVSILCPDPYFKKRHHKRRVVQKPLVDSIVNSLMPSGQVFIQSDVLDVALDMRDQFDSHSNILTHIHEIDTSVLCDSEGWLLNNPMGIRTEREIHAEFEGAKIYRRVYQKQT; encoded by the exons ATGCAGAGCAGCAAAATGCTGGGTTCTTGCGTAGGCGGTGGTACACTCAGTGCTGCATTACCCAGAAGAGCTCTGAAACTGAAACGGCTTATTTCTCCAAATTCACCACTATTACCTTCTCACCAATTTCACCCCATCAGCAGAAGATTGACCGCCTCTGCTTCTGCTGGTGcacagcagcagcaacagcaaCAGCAACACCAGCAGCAGAGCCCCAACCTAGTGGCCTTGGAATATGCCGACCTTAATCTCAACCCCACAATCTCTgag GAACTGGGTCTGGGTCATGGCCGAATCAGGCAACACGTCAACCCTCTGAAAACCTCTCTCTCT GCACCTGTGGAAGTACCTGATTGGAATCAAGTCTTCAGGGATCCAACATTGCCACTCATGGTGGATATTGGAAGTG GTAGCGGCAGATTTCTCTTATGGCTCGCAAAAAGGAATTTAGTTGTGAGAAATTATCTGGGACTGGAAATACGGAAGAAA CTGGTCAAGCGTTCTCAATTCTGGGTTCAAGACCTGGCTCTTAGTAATAT ACATTTCATGTTTGCAAATGCCACAACTTCCTATCAACAACTAGTGTCTTCATACCCCGGACCATTGATGCTTGTTTCCATCCTG TGCCCAGATCCTTATTTCAAGAAAAGGCATCATAAGAGACGGGTTGTACAGAAGCCTTTAGTAGATTCCATTGTGAACAGTTTAATGCCAAGTGGCCAG GTGTTTATCCAATCCGACGTACTTGATGTGGCACTTGACATGAGAGATCAGTTTGATTCTCATTCCAATATCCTGACACACATCCACGAAATTGACACAAGTGTGCTGTGTGACAGCGAGGGATGGTTGTTAAACAATCCAATGGGAATTCGGACCGAGAGAGAAATTCATGCAGAGTTTGAAGGTGCAAAGATTTACAGGCGGGTGTACCAGAAGCAAACGTAA
- the LOC103407944 gene encoding pentatricopeptide repeat-containing protein At5g16420, mitochondrial, producing MWRAFAEGTVFNSSTMLILRWKISAKPSPLLHSITTVSFSSSASTFTPAATATADFLHSYTVTPPIQPWPRRLYPKHLISLIAHQPNLDLALQIFHHASKFHPGFSHNYHTYHAILNRLSRSRAFHRMIDPLLSDLKNSQIQCSEDIFITLIRNFGVLGRPKLAFKAFLDVPNFGVQRSVKALNELLNALVKNSEYGLVHSVFKNCGQRFGVMPNLSTCNILIKALCKKNDVETALKVLDEMPAMGFVPNVVTYTTIIGGYVSRGDMVGAKRVFGEVLDRGWYPDATTYTVLMDGFVKQGKLVDAVKVMDEMEENKVGANEVTYGVMVEAYCKEKKSGEAVNLLNDMLAKGYIPSSTLCCKVIDVLCREGKVEDGYELWKKLLKKNCTPDNAVSSTLIHWFCEKGKVWEAKKLFDQLDTESIPSVMTYNMLIAGMCEAGELCEAGRLWDDMVEKGCTPNAFTYSMLIKGFCKIGKAEEGIKILEEMLDKVCLPNKSTYVMLIEGLCDSGKEAEVTKVVSMAMSSGDANVASWDLLVTKFVGDSDTGGNLLDRILLENVT from the coding sequence ATGTGGAGGGCATTTGCCGAAGGCACTGTTTTCAACTCTTCAACCATGCTGATCCTGCGTTGGAAGATCTCAGCCAAGCCCTCCCCTCTCCTCCACTCAATCACCACcgtctccttctcctcctccgccTCCACCTTCACCCCCgccgccaccgccaccgccgATTTCCTCCACTCATACACCGTGACCCCTCCAATCCAACCCTGGCCTCGACGCCTCTACCCAAAGCACCTCATCTCCCTCATCGCCCACCAACCCAACCTCGACCTCGCCCTCCAAATCTTCCACCACGCCTCCAAATTCCATCCCGGATTTTCCCACAATTACCACACCTATCACGCCATCCTCAACCGCCTCTCCCGTTCCCGCGCTTTCCACCGCATGATCGACCCCCTCCTCTCCGACCTCAAAAACTCCCAAATCCAATGCTCCGAAGACATTTTCATCACCCTAATTCGCAATTTCGGCGTTTTGGGTCGCCCCAAACTCGCCTTCAAAGCCTTTCTCGACGTTCCGAATTTCGGAGTTCAGCGCTCTGTGAAGGCCCTGAACGAATTGTTGAACGCTCTTGTTAAGAACAGTGAGTACGGTTTGGTTCACTCTGTGTTCAAGAATTGTGGGCAGAGATTTGGGGTTATGCCCAATTTATCCACTTGTAATATTCTGATCAAAGCGCTCTGCAAGAAGAACGATGTCGAGACTGCACTCAAGGTGCTCGACGAAATGCCTGCAATGGGGTTTGTCCCGAATGTGGTGACTTATACCACGATTATTGGCGGGTATGTTTCGCGGGGTGATATGGTTGGGGCAAAGAGAGTTTTTGGGGAGGTTTTGGATAGAGGGTGGTATCCGGATGCGACTACTTATACGGTTTTGATGGATGGGTTTGTTAAGCAAGGGAAGTTGGTTGATGCCGTTAAGGTCATGGACGAGATGGAGGAAAATAAGGTCGGGGCAAATGAGGTTACTTATGGGGTTATGGTTGAAGCTTATTGTAAGGAGAAGAAGTCGGGCGAAGCTGTTAATTTGCTTAATGACATGCTTGCGAAAGGGTATATACCAAGCTCCACGCTTTGCTGTAAGGTGATCGATGTTTTGTGTCGTGAAGGGAAGGTGGAGGATGGTTATGAATTGTGGAAGAAGCTTTTGAAGAAGAATTGCACACCCGATAATGCAGTCTCAAGCACGCTCATACACTGGTTTTGTGAGAAGGGAAAAGTATGGGAAGCTAAGAAACTGTTTGATCAGCTTGACACAGAGTCCATTCCGAGCGTCATGACGTACAACATGCTTATTGCGGGAATGTGTGAAGCGGGGGAGTTGTGTGAGGCGGGGAGGTTGTGGGATGACATGGTGGAGAAAGGGTGTACTCCGAATGCTTTTACTTATAGTATGTTGATCAAAGGATTTTGTAAAATTGGAAAAGCAGAGGAGGggattaagattttggaggaGATGTTGGATAAGGTCTGTTTGCCTAACAAGTCTACTTATGTTATGTTGATTGAGGGGCTCTGTGACTCGGGAAAGGAAGCGGAAGTCACAAAAGTTGTTTCAATGGCAATGTCAAGCGGAGACGCAAACGTTGCTTCCTGGGATCTTTTAGTTACTAAGTTTGTTGGTGATTCGGATACTGGGGGAAATCTTCTGGACAGGATACTACTGGAGAATGTTACTTAG